From the Oryzihumus leptocrescens genome, one window contains:
- a CDS encoding pirin family protein — translation MPAVSVSDLTVLPRVPALSPVATQRPVVSITSAPSSFEGEGFPVKRAFAGVDLRLLDPFIHMDEMGEVDYAPGEPKGTPWHPHRGFETVTYIIDGIFDHQDSFGGGGTITNGDTQWMTAGSGILHIEAPPEHLVVSGGLFHGFQLWVNLPKSDKLQAPRYQDLRSGEVALLSSADGGALLRVIAGDVAGVAGPGSTHTPMTMIHTTIHPGAELELPWREDFNALVYVMGGNGFVGPGQSPIGTGQLAVMGRGSALRLSAAQGQEARYAGGMEVLILGGAPIREPIAWAGPFVMNTRAELVQAFEDHNAGRLGQPVPHGDVGGTA, via the coding sequence GTGCCTGCTGTGTCCGTGTCCGACCTGACCGTCCTGCCCCGCGTGCCGGCGCTGTCCCCGGTCGCGACCCAGCGCCCCGTGGTGTCGATCACCAGCGCGCCGTCGTCGTTCGAGGGTGAGGGGTTCCCGGTCAAGCGCGCCTTCGCCGGCGTCGACCTGCGCCTGCTCGACCCGTTCATCCACATGGACGAGATGGGCGAGGTCGACTATGCACCGGGTGAGCCCAAGGGCACGCCGTGGCACCCGCACCGCGGCTTCGAGACGGTGACCTACATCATCGACGGGATCTTCGACCACCAGGACTCCTTCGGTGGCGGCGGCACCATCACCAACGGCGACACCCAGTGGATGACCGCCGGCTCGGGGATCCTGCACATCGAGGCCCCGCCGGAGCACCTCGTCGTCAGCGGCGGCCTGTTCCACGGGTTCCAGCTGTGGGTGAACCTGCCGAAGTCCGACAAGCTGCAGGCCCCGCGCTACCAGGACCTGCGCTCCGGCGAGGTCGCGCTGCTCAGCTCGGCCGACGGTGGTGCGCTGTTGCGCGTCATCGCCGGTGACGTGGCGGGCGTCGCCGGTCCCGGCTCGACGCACACGCCGATGACCATGATCCACACCACGATCCACCCCGGCGCCGAGCTCGAGCTGCCGTGGCGCGAGGACTTCAACGCCCTCGTCTACGTCATGGGCGGCAACGGGTTCGTCGGCCCCGGGCAGTCGCCGATCGGCACCGGCCAGCTCGCCGTCATGGGCCGGGGCTCGGCGCTGCGGCTGTCGGCGGCGCAGGGCCAGGAGGCCCGCTATGCCGGGGGCATGGAGGTGCTGATCCTGGGTGGCGCGCCGATCCGCGAGCCGATCGCCTGGGCCGGGCCGTTCGTCATGAACACCCGCGCCGAGCTGGTGCAGGCCTTCGAGGACCACAACGCCGGCCGCCTCGGCCAGCCCGTCCCGCACGGCGACGTGGGCGGCACCGCCTGA
- a CDS encoding HoxN/HupN/NixA family nickel/cobalt transporter, translating to MTLTAAPPTQTGDAAPRGRWGLGPAERRSLWGMAGFIAALHLVGWGVLIGLVSPAHYQVGGQLFGIGLGVTAYTLGMRHAFDADHIAAIDNTTRKLMSEGKRPMSVGFWFSLGHSSVVFVMVALLAFGIRALAGQLSNDQSSLQQATGVWGTSVSGFFLIAIGLVNLAALVGILKVFRRMRQGHFDEAALEQHLNNRGFLNRVLGRVTRAVSKPWHMYPTGFLFGLGFDTVTEVGLLVVAGGAAAASLPWWAILTLPVLFAAGMSLLDTIDGSFMNFAYGWAFSKPVRKIYYNITVTALSVAVALVIGVIELVGLLAEKLDITTGPLAAIAAINLNDVGFWIVGLFVATWALALAVWRFGRIEQRWEASLAD from the coding sequence ATGACCCTCACCGCCGCGCCCCCGACCCAGACCGGCGACGCCGCACCGCGCGGCCGGTGGGGCCTGGGCCCGGCGGAGCGGCGCAGCCTGTGGGGCATGGCAGGCTTCATCGCCGCGCTGCACCTCGTCGGCTGGGGCGTGCTCATCGGCTTGGTCAGCCCGGCGCACTACCAGGTGGGCGGCCAGCTGTTCGGGATCGGGCTGGGCGTGACCGCCTACACCCTGGGCATGCGGCACGCCTTCGACGCCGACCACATCGCCGCCATCGACAACACCACCCGCAAGCTCATGAGCGAGGGCAAGCGCCCGATGAGCGTGGGCTTCTGGTTCAGCCTCGGGCACAGCTCGGTCGTCTTCGTCATGGTGGCGCTGCTCGCGTTCGGGATCCGCGCGCTGGCCGGCCAGCTGAGCAACGACCAGTCCTCGCTGCAGCAGGCGACGGGCGTCTGGGGGACCTCGGTCTCCGGCTTCTTCCTCATCGCCATCGGCCTGGTCAACCTCGCGGCGCTGGTGGGCATCCTCAAGGTGTTCCGCCGGATGCGGCAGGGCCACTTCGACGAGGCCGCGCTCGAGCAGCACCTCAACAACCGCGGCTTCCTCAACCGCGTGCTGGGCCGGGTCACCCGCGCGGTGAGCAAGCCGTGGCACATGTACCCCACGGGCTTCCTGTTCGGCCTCGGCTTCGACACCGTCACCGAGGTCGGGCTGCTCGTCGTGGCCGGCGGGGCCGCGGCCGCGAGCCTGCCGTGGTGGGCGATCCTCACCCTGCCGGTGCTCTTCGCCGCGGGCATGTCGCTGCTGGACACCATCGACGGCTCGTTCATGAACTTCGCCTACGGCTGGGCGTTCTCCAAGCCGGTCCGCAAGATCTACTACAACATCACCGTCACGGCGCTGTCCGTTGCGGTCGCGCTGGTCATCGGCGTCATCGAGCTGGTCGGCCTGCTCGCCGAGAAGCTCGACATCACCACCGGCCCGCTGGCCGCCATCGCCGCGATCAACCTCAACGACGTCGGCTTCTGGATCGTCGGGCTGTTCGTCGCCACGTGGGCGCTGGCCCTGGCGGTGTGGCGCTTCGGCCGGATCGAGCAGCGCTGGGAGGCGAGCCTCGCCGACTGA
- a CDS encoding Re/Si-specific NAD(P)(+) transhydrogenase subunit alpha, whose translation MLVAVPAETRRGERRVALTPDAVATLTAQGHSVRVESGAGAAALASDEAYRDVGAEVVDGDVLAEADLVAHVRPLLPEQVARLRRGSTTVGFVTGAGELPGIQALRDNGISALAMELVPRISRAQSMDALTSQALVAGYRCALEAAMRLPRFFPLFMTAAGTVPPAKVLVLGAGVAGLQAIATARRLGAVVEAYDVRPSSADEVKSMGATFLDLGLDAVEGTGGYARELSEDRARRQQEALTPFISKSDVVITTAAVPGRPAPQLVTKDMLAGMPAGSVVVDLAAESGGNIEGSVAGEEVQVGGVRVYGMADPASAMPVDASRLYARNVVNLLALGLSEEGFTLDLDDEVLAGACIVHDGVVRHAPTAALLED comes from the coding sequence ATGTTGGTGGCCGTTCCTGCAGAGACCCGGCGCGGAGAGCGCCGGGTCGCCCTCACTCCTGACGCCGTCGCCACGCTGACTGCGCAGGGTCACTCCGTCCGCGTCGAGTCCGGGGCCGGCGCCGCCGCCCTCGCCTCCGACGAGGCCTACCGCGATGTCGGCGCCGAGGTGGTCGACGGAGACGTCCTCGCCGAGGCCGACCTCGTCGCGCACGTCCGTCCCCTCCTGCCCGAACAGGTCGCCCGCCTCAGGCGGGGGAGCACCACGGTCGGGTTCGTGACCGGCGCGGGCGAGCTGCCCGGCATACAGGCGTTGCGCGACAACGGGATCAGCGCACTCGCCATGGAGCTGGTGCCGCGCATCTCGCGCGCGCAGTCCATGGACGCGCTCACCTCGCAGGCGCTGGTCGCCGGCTACCGCTGCGCGCTCGAGGCGGCCATGCGGCTGCCGCGGTTCTTCCCCCTCTTCATGACCGCCGCGGGCACCGTCCCGCCGGCCAAGGTGCTCGTCCTCGGCGCCGGTGTCGCCGGGCTGCAGGCCATCGCCACCGCCCGGCGGCTCGGCGCAGTGGTCGAGGCCTACGACGTGCGCCCGTCGTCGGCCGACGAGGTGAAGTCGATGGGCGCGACGTTCCTCGACCTCGGCCTCGACGCGGTCGAGGGCACCGGCGGCTACGCCCGAGAGCTGAGCGAGGACCGCGCCCGGCGCCAGCAGGAGGCGCTGACGCCGTTCATCAGCAAGTCCGACGTCGTCATCACCACCGCCGCGGTGCCGGGCCGCCCCGCCCCGCAGCTGGTCACCAAGGACATGCTCGCCGGTATGCCGGCCGGTTCCGTCGTCGTCGACCTCGCCGCCGAGAGTGGCGGCAACATCGAGGGATCCGTTGCGGGAGAAGAGGTCCAGGTCGGCGGGGTCCGGGTCTACGGCATGGCCGACCCCGCCTCGGCGATGCCCGTGGACGCCTCCCGGCTCTACGCCCGCAACGTCGTCAACCTGCTCGCCCTGGGCCTGTCCGAGGAGGGCTTCACGCTCGACCTCGACGACGAGGTGCTCGCCGGTGCGTGCATCGTGCACGACGGCGTGGTCCGCCACGCCCCGACCGCTGCTCTCCTGGAGGACTGA
- a CDS encoding NAD(P) transhydrogenase subunit alpha has protein sequence MDGITLLTIFVLAVFVGFEVVSKVSTTLHTPLMSGANAIHGVILVGAIIVTGQTTSTVGLVLGLLAVVLATVNMVGGFVVTDRMLEMFKGRGQRPAASQEAGR, from the coding sequence ATGGACGGCATCACCCTGCTGACGATCTTCGTGCTGGCGGTGTTCGTCGGCTTCGAGGTGGTCTCCAAGGTGTCGACGACGCTGCACACCCCGTTGATGAGCGGCGCCAACGCGATCCACGGCGTCATCCTCGTCGGCGCGATCATCGTCACCGGGCAGACGACCTCGACCGTCGGGCTGGTCCTCGGGCTGCTCGCGGTCGTCCTCGCCACGGTCAACATGGTCGGCGGCTTCGTGGTCACCGACCGGATGCTGGAGATGTTCAAGGGCCGCGGCCAGCGCCCCGCCGCCTCGCAGGAGGCCGGTCGATGA
- a CDS encoding NAD(P)(+) transhydrogenase (Re/Si-specific) subunit beta yields MRLLDTTWTSLGYLVAAVCFILALKGLSSPATARRGNLIGAAGAVLAVLVAFLSTDLEHVLLILLAIAVGTALGVPAARRVAMTQMPQLVALFNGVGGAAAALVAGLELTRTMSLPGVGQVSALVIGNKGWFAYAPLSGSTFVPPVTGTAYVAAAAGAFTVLVGAVSFAGSVVTFAKLQEIMTTRPVTFPGGPVVFGGSLAVAVGLAVAIVVDVRNGEVNGLLVLALALVSMLVGVLFVLPVGGADVPIVISLLNAFTGLTVAASGYVLDNVLLLVAGTLVGASGTILTRLMAAAMGRSLASILFGAFRQKAAGPAGPGEERPVRSGSPEDVAILLGYARKVIIVPGYGLAVAQAQHTIRELAELLEARGVEVLYGIHPVAGRMPGHMNVLLAEANVPYEALKEMDEVNPQFATTDVALVVGANDVVNPAAKTTPGAPIYGMPILEVSQAKQVVFLKRSMRPGFAGIENELLYDPKTTLLFGDAKESLTKVVASVKGL; encoded by the coding sequence ATGAGGCTGCTCGACACCACCTGGACCTCGCTGGGCTACCTCGTCGCCGCGGTCTGCTTCATCCTCGCGCTCAAGGGCCTCTCCTCCCCGGCCACGGCCCGGCGCGGCAACCTCATCGGCGCTGCCGGTGCGGTGCTCGCGGTGCTCGTGGCGTTCCTGTCCACCGACCTCGAGCACGTGCTGCTCATCCTGCTGGCCATCGCCGTGGGCACGGCGCTCGGTGTCCCCGCCGCGCGGCGGGTCGCGATGACCCAGATGCCGCAGCTGGTCGCCCTGTTCAACGGCGTCGGTGGCGCTGCGGCCGCGCTGGTCGCCGGCCTGGAGCTGACCCGCACCATGTCGTTGCCGGGCGTGGGCCAGGTGTCCGCCCTCGTCATCGGCAACAAGGGCTGGTTCGCCTACGCGCCGCTGAGTGGCAGCACCTTCGTGCCTCCGGTGACCGGCACGGCATACGTCGCAGCCGCGGCGGGCGCGTTCACCGTCCTCGTCGGTGCGGTGTCCTTCGCCGGCTCCGTGGTCACCTTCGCCAAGCTGCAGGAGATCATGACGACCCGGCCGGTCACCTTCCCCGGTGGCCCGGTCGTCTTCGGCGGGAGCCTGGCCGTCGCGGTGGGGCTCGCCGTCGCGATCGTCGTGGACGTCCGGAACGGCGAGGTCAACGGCCTGCTCGTCCTCGCCCTCGCGCTGGTGTCGATGCTGGTCGGTGTGCTGTTCGTGCTGCCGGTCGGCGGCGCCGACGTGCCGATCGTCATCTCCCTGCTCAACGCGTTCACCGGCCTGACCGTCGCGGCCAGCGGCTACGTCCTCGACAACGTCCTGCTCCTCGTCGCCGGCACGCTCGTCGGCGCCAGCGGCACCATCCTGACCCGGCTCATGGCCGCGGCGATGGGCCGCAGCCTGGCCTCGATCCTGTTCGGCGCGTTCCGCCAGAAGGCGGCCGGTCCGGCCGGTCCGGGTGAGGAGCGACCGGTGCGCTCGGGCTCGCCGGAGGACGTCGCGATCCTGCTCGGCTACGCCCGCAAGGTCATCATCGTCCCCGGCTACGGCCTGGCCGTCGCCCAGGCGCAGCACACGATCCGCGAGCTCGCCGAGCTGCTCGAGGCGCGCGGCGTCGAGGTCCTCTACGGCATCCACCCGGTCGCCGGCCGGATGCCGGGCCACATGAACGTCCTGCTCGCCGAGGCCAACGTGCCCTACGAGGCGCTCAAGGAGATGGACGAGGTCAACCCGCAGTTCGCGACCACCGACGTCGCCCTCGTCGTGGGCGCCAACGACGTGGTCAACCCGGCGGCCAAGACGACGCCGGGCGCACCGATCTACGGCATGCCGATCCTCGAGGTCTCCCAGGCCAAGCAGGTCGTCTTCCTCAAGCGCTCGATGCGCCCCGGCTTCGCCGGCATCGAGAACGAGCTGCTCTACGACCCGAAGACGACGCTGCTGTTCGGCGACGCCAAGGAGTCGCTGACCAAGGTCGTCGCCAGCGTCAAGGGCCTCTGA
- a CDS encoding amino acid permease: protein MSVLRTKTIEQSIAETDEEGHQLKKRLSALDLTVFGIGVIIGAGIFTVTGKAAAQYAGPAIVISFVIGAVCCGLAALCYAEFASTVPVSGSAYTFSYASLGELVAWIIGWDLLLELMLGASVVSQGWSEYAELFLGKIGITWPASLAPGSHFDLLAFLLVAALTTLIAIGIKESMRVNLVLVGLKLFIVLFVIFAGIGYVKTSNYTPFIPPSVKGQSSSGLGAPLIQLLFGFQPATFGVLGIVAGASIVFFAYIGFDVVATTAEEAKNPQRDLPRGIIASLAICTVLYIAVALVITGMVRYDKIDEKAALASAFASVGKGGFATIIAAGAVAGLTTVVMTLMIGATRVVFAMSRDWLLPKRLARVNHKTGTPLTITIAIGTAVALIASITPIGKLEEMVNIGTLAAFTLVSIAIPLLRKRRPDLKRAFKVPGNPVVPIFAALVCFYLMLNLSVETWLRFLIWMVLGFGVYFFYSRRNSRLEVADQEGVDAMELGETAGDRV, encoded by the coding sequence ATGAGTGTGTTGCGCACCAAGACGATCGAGCAGTCGATCGCCGAGACCGACGAAGAGGGCCACCAGCTCAAGAAGCGGCTCAGCGCGCTCGACCTCACCGTCTTCGGCATCGGCGTGATCATCGGCGCGGGCATCTTCACCGTCACCGGCAAGGCGGCGGCCCAGTACGCCGGCCCGGCCATCGTCATCTCGTTCGTCATCGGCGCGGTCTGCTGTGGCCTGGCGGCCCTGTGCTACGCCGAGTTCGCCTCGACCGTGCCGGTGTCCGGCTCGGCCTACACGTTCTCCTACGCCTCCCTCGGCGAGCTCGTCGCCTGGATCATCGGCTGGGACCTGCTTCTCGAGCTGATGCTCGGCGCCAGCGTCGTCTCCCAGGGCTGGTCGGAGTACGCCGAGCTCTTCCTGGGCAAGATCGGCATCACGTGGCCCGCCTCGCTCGCGCCGGGCTCGCACTTCGACCTCCTGGCCTTCCTGCTCGTCGCCGCGCTCACGACGCTGATCGCCATCGGCATCAAGGAGTCGATGCGGGTCAACCTCGTCCTCGTCGGGCTCAAGCTCTTCATCGTGCTGTTCGTGATCTTCGCGGGCATCGGCTACGTCAAGACCTCGAACTACACCCCGTTCATCCCGCCGTCGGTCAAGGGCCAGTCCTCCAGCGGCCTCGGCGCCCCGCTGATCCAGCTGCTGTTCGGCTTCCAGCCGGCCACGTTCGGCGTGCTGGGCATCGTCGCCGGTGCCTCGATCGTGTTCTTCGCCTACATCGGCTTCGACGTCGTCGCGACCACGGCCGAGGAGGCCAAGAACCCCCAGCGCGACCTGCCCCGGGGCATCATCGCCTCGCTGGCGATCTGCACCGTCCTCTACATCGCCGTCGCCCTCGTCATCACCGGCATGGTGCGCTACGACAAGATCGACGAGAAGGCAGCGCTGGCGAGCGCGTTCGCCTCGGTCGGCAAGGGCGGGTTCGCCACGATCATCGCCGCGGGCGCCGTCGCCGGCCTGACCACCGTCGTCATGACCCTGATGATCGGCGCGACCCGCGTCGTCTTCGCCATGAGCCGCGACTGGCTGCTGCCCAAGCGCCTGGCCAGGGTCAACCACAAGACCGGCACCCCGCTCACCATCACCATCGCCATCGGCACCGCCGTCGCGCTGATCGCCTCGATCACGCCGATCGGCAAGCTCGAGGAGATGGTCAACATCGGCACGCTCGCGGCGTTCACCCTGGTGTCCATCGCGATCCCGCTGCTGCGCAAGCGCCGCCCCGACCTCAAGCGGGCGTTCAAGGTGCCGGGCAACCCGGTCGTGCCGATCTTCGCCGCCCTGGTCTGCTTCTACCTGATGCTCAACCTCAGCGTGGAGACCTGGCTGCGGTTCCTCATCTGGATGGTCCTCGGCTTCGGCGTCTACTTCTTCTACTCCCGCCGCAACAGCCGCCTCGAGGTGGCCGACCAGGAGGGCGTCGACGCGATGGAGCTCGGCGAGACCGCGGGCGACCGGGTCTGA